The Deinococcus betulae DNA segment CCTGTTTCTGCCGCTGCCTCAGCTTCAAGCTGAAACACAACCCTTGGTGCCTGAAGCGCCAGCCACTGCGCCGCAAGCCCCTGTCTCCATTCAATCTCTGGAAACCTCCGAAGAGGCAGGAACCGTCAAACGCAGAAGGTCAGGGCCTGCGCCGAAAGGCGACAAACCGAAAGCAGCCAGAAGTCAAAAAAAGGCCTCGAAACCCGCCGACCAAACCACATCTCCCCTACTGTCCAACGAGGGGCCGAGCAGTGAGGCAGTCACCCCTGACCAGGAAGCGGCCGACGCCTTCGATGTGTTCAAAACCCACCGCCTGAGGAGTGAAGAATGAAGCGATTTGGTGTTGTCCTGACCTTGCTGCTGAGTCCTACCGCCAGCGCCCAAACCTCTATGCAGGTTCCCGTTTTGCAGGCTGCCACATTAATTGAACGGGCGCAAAATTCCCTGCTGATCTACGCCCCGACGATGCAGAACAGCGATGTCACTTCGGCATACCGGAAAGCCTTGGTGCGCCAAGTGGCGACCGTCATCATTACGACCCCACAAGCCGTCCAGAAGGGTGGACGGAATGAGCGGGTGGTGCAGGTGGCCTTTGCCGGGTACGACACCCAGGTGGCAAAGTTGTACGCACCTAAGATCACCAATGCAGCTGAGAGTGTGCCCTTTGTCGTAGTGGACGAAGCCTTCGCTCTTGTTGGCACGAACCTGACACAGGTTCCCCTTCCAGGCGACCCGGTCAGCGTCAGCCTGGTTCGTGATCCCAAGGTGGTGGCTTCGCTGGCTCAGTGGGTCAAGAGCAACGCGCGGGCCAACCCGCCTGTAGACCTCCAGCAGTGGCTGGCGCAGCGCTTGAAACGCCCATGAAGGCGCCTGGGCGGAACCAGGAACCGCCTACGGTGAAAGCGAGGTGATGCAATGAAACGAAGATTTTATCTGGCAGACGTCTTCTGCGCCCTATGCGTGGTCCTTGCCTTTCTGGCCGCTTTTTCAGGTGGAGCGCTGGGGGTCCTGATCGGGATGGTGGTGCTGGGCACAGGATTGGGTCTAAGTGTCGCTCACCGCATCTTGGTCGGGGTGCGGCTCCTGAATATGCCGGCACCGCATATGTCGGCTTTGTCTGGAGACCCCTCCTTGCGTACAGCACGCTCACCCCGAACTGTGCTGACCTCGGATGACCACGGGTAAGGTTCCCGTACGCCTGAGCAGGGCACTGGTCGCGCTCCTGACCAGTGCCCTGTGCGCGTCTGCGTCGGCCTGTGGTGTGGTTCCAGAAACGCTGCACCGCATGACCGTTTTCCAGGCCAGGGCCTTTGGCCTGGATCCGGATTTACTGGTCAGCCTGATCTGGGTCGAGAGCCAGTACTGCGCCCGCGCAGTGAGCGAAGACGGCGCACTCGGGTTAGGCCAGCTGATGCCCGCGACCGCCCAGGAAATGGGGGTGCAGGAGCCCTTCGACCCCAATCAGAATCTCTACGGCGCCGCGCGCTATCTCCGCCTCCAGTGGGACACCTTTCACGACTGGAATTTGGCCCTCGCTGCCTACAACGCAGGACCTGGCCGCGTTCGTCAAGCTGGTGGAGTTCCACCCATTCCCGAAACTCAGACCTACGTCGCCAAGGTGCTAGGCACCTACACCGCACTCAAACGAACCCCACTGCGGTTCTGATTTACCGAGGCCATTTATGACAGTGCTTGACCTGACCACACCGCGCGAATATCAGATGATTCTCGACGCCTTGCCTGATGAACTTAAGCCCTACCTTCAGGGCCGAATGCACTTGGTGGATGACATAGCGCTTGATGTGGGACAACACTTTGCCGTCCTGATGGACGACTTGAGCGTGACCTTTGACCGGGTGATTACGGCACCAGATATCGAGCTGGTGCTGAACAACGTGGGGCGCCCAAGAGCCGATGGACGGCAGGGGATCGGTGGTACCCTGCACCGGTTCAGTGCGGCTACCAACGCAGGGGGCGAGTACACCTCTATTTCCATCCGTGTAGGCCGGTATCTCATGGGTATGCTGGAGCCGCTGCGGCCTGTCATCAGGCAGGCCAGAGGTGTAGCTATTGTCGGTGAGCCGTTCAAGGGTAAGACGGCCACCCTCCGTGACCTGATGCGTCTGCGAGCTGAACTTCAAGGCAAGCGGCTTTCTGTGGTGGATACCAGCGACGAATTGCTGGGGCCAGATGTCAAACCTCACCCCTGCGTGGGCGCTGCTAAGCGGGTGTCAGTCGGTGACCCGGCGCGGCAGAAATCCATGATCGCTTACGCGCTCCAAAACAACAGCCCACGGGAATTGTTGACGGATGAGATCGGGCCTCGCGACGATGTGCCACTGGTGGTGGAATATGCGAACAAAGGCGTGTTCATGAATGCAACTCTCCACGCCCGGGACGCTGGCCAGGCGTTCGCTAACCTCACCTACCGTCCTCTCTGGGGCCTTGATGCCCAGCGGCAACAAACTGGTCTGCCCATTTTCAGCATGATCATTGAAGTGGTGGACAAAGGGGTCTACAACGTCATTGAAAACGTGCCAAAAGCGGTCACATCATGGCTGGAAGGGGAACCCATTGAGCACTACTGTGTCGACACGCGTACGCCTCAAATTACCCCCAGATCGGCCTAATCTTGCCAGCCACA contains these protein-coding regions:
- a CDS encoding lytic transglycosylase domain-containing protein; translation: MTVFQARAFGLDPDLLVSLIWVESQYCARAVSEDGALGLGQLMPATAQEMGVQEPFDPNQNLYGAARYLRLQWDTFHDWNLALAAYNAGPGRVRQAGGVPPIPETQTYVAKVLGTYTALKRTPLRF
- a CDS encoding AAA family ATPase, yielding MTVLDLTTPREYQMILDALPDELKPYLQGRMHLVDDIALDVGQHFAVLMDDLSVTFDRVITAPDIELVLNNVGRPRADGRQGIGGTLHRFSAATNAGGEYTSISIRVGRYLMGMLEPLRPVIRQARGVAIVGEPFKGKTATLRDLMRLRAELQGKRLSVVDTSDELLGPDVKPHPCVGAAKRVSVGDPARQKSMIAYALQNNSPRELLTDEIGPRDDVPLVVEYANKGVFMNATLHARDAGQAFANLTYRPLWGLDAQRQQTGLPIFSMIIEVVDKGVYNVIENVPKAVTSWLEGEPIEHYCVDTRTPQITPRSA